The segment ACAATTGGCTCTTTTCTGTTCTGTTGAATTACAGTAGGTTTGCCCCGCCAATGGAACAATTACAGCATACGAACCCGCTAGAAGTAGCCCGCCGCACCATCGCTTTGGAAGCCGGAGCCATCGAAGGGTTAGCATCTCAGCTCACCGACGATTTCAGCAAGATCTGCCAAACCATCCTTGATGCCAAGGGCCGTTTGATCGTAAGCGGTATCGGTAAAAGTGCAGTGATTGCTCAAAAAATTGTCGCCACATTTAATTCCACAGGTACGCCGGCTGTTTACCTGCATGCTGCAGAAGCCATTCATGGTGATCTTGGGATGATTCTCAGTTATGATGTGGTGATGATCATCAGCAAGAGTGGTGAAAGCCCTGAGATAAAAGTGCTGGCACAGCTGGTGAAGAATTTTGGTAATCCTGTCATTGGTATGGTCGGTAATCTTGATTCCTATTTGGCTAAACAAAGTGATCTGTTACTCGATACAACCGTTAGCCAGGAAGCCTGCCCCAACAATCTTGCCCCAACCAGCAGCACTACTGCTCAAATGGTGATGGGTGATGCGTTGGCTGTTGCGTTGATGGAATTACGTGGTTTTAAGAGTGAAGATTTTGCCAAGTTTCATCCCGGTGGTGCATTGGGCAAAAAATTATACTTACGTGTAGCTGATCTCTACATACACAATGAACAACCGAAAGTAATGGCTGATGCGTTACTGAAAGAAGTAATTGTTGAGATATCGAAGAAACGTTTAGGTGCCACTGCTGTTGTAAATGCGGCTGATGAATTGTTGGGCGTGATCACTGATGGTGACTTACGTCGAATGCTGGAGAAGAATAATCGCCTAGATGAAGTGTCGGCGGTACAGATCATGACCGTAAATCCGAAATCAATAGAAGCAGAAGCATTGGCGATTGACGCAATGGAACTGATGCGGAAAAATAATATCAGTCAATTATTGGTTGTTAACAACAAACAATACCTTGGCATTATACATTTGCACGATTTAATTAAAGAAGGATTGATATAAAAAGTAAGTGGCGAGTGGTAAGTGGCAAGAAGCTACATTCACCATTCACCATTCACCATTGACTACTCACCATGAATAAAAATCATTACGTTGCAATCATGGCCGGAGGAATCGGCAGCCGTTTCTGGCCCATGAGTCGCACGGCATTTCCCAAACAGTTTTTAGATATTTTGCATACAGGAAGAACATTGATACAGTCAACTTATGACCGTTACCTCCAGTTCATCCCCAATGAAAATATATATGTGGTTACCTCCACAGAGTATGCTGATATTGTAAAAAAACAATTGCCCGACCTGCCTGCTGAAAATATTTTGTGTGAGCCTTCACGAAAAAATACAGCGCCCTGTGTGGCCTACATCGCACACAAACTGCAATTGATCAACAAAGAAGGTTTACTGATTTGTGCACCTGCCGATCACTTAATTCTTGATGCGCCTGCATTTACCAAAGTTTGTACTGATGCGTTTGATTTCGTAGATAGTATCAATGCACTGGTTACACTTGGCATTAAACCTACTTATGCTAATACAGGCTACGGTTATATTCAACACGAAGCCATGCCTGTTGCAGATCATGTGTACAAAGTGAAAACATTCACCGAGAAACCAAATCTTGAGCTGGCAAAAACCTTTCTAGCCAGTGGCGACTTTTTATGGAATGCCGGCATTTTTGTATGGAAAGTGAAAAACATCATCAAAGCATTTGAAAAGTTTCTTCCTGAGATGAACGAAGTGTTTGTGGCTGAGAAAGAACATTTCAATACTACAACTGAACAGGAAGCCATTGAACGCATCTACCCGCAATGCACCAATATCTCCATTGATTATGGTATTATGGAGAAAGCCGATAATGTCTATGTAGTTCCATCATCATTTGGATGGAGCGATCTCGGCACCTGGAACAGCGCCTATGAAAACATGGAGAAAGATTATTTTGGCAATGCTGTGGCAGGTAAGCATGTCATGATCATTGATGCAACTAAGAATGTGGTTCATGCTCCTGATAAAAAATTAATCCTTTTGCAGGGGCTCGATGATTTTATTGTGGTTGATACACACGATGTATTACTCATCTGTAAAAAAGAAAAAGAACAGGAGATCAAAGAATATGTGGCGGAAGTGAAACGTAATAAAGGAGATAAGTTTCTCTAAAGAAGAATATAGGAGATAGTATTCAGCAGATAGAAAAAGGGAGATGATTAATCATCTCCCTTTTTTGTATTACTATCTTCTATATTCGATCTACTTAATTCTTATTACTGATAAATTCAAACGCTTTAAAGTCTTTTCGCATTACCGCTTTCTTTACCCGGCCGGATTGTGTGTAAACTTTATACCGGTTTAGATCGATGAGTTCATGTGCTTTGCAGAAATTTTCCAGCTCCTCTACATGATACAATACTTCGTGCAGCCATTCCACTTCGTGATCAATAGCTTCTTTGCTCCGGTGTTCATTATTGAGCAACACAAGTAAATCCCGCCGCTTATTCCGGTTCATAACAGATAGCAATTTTTAATAACCCACCATTCCCTTTTTATTGGGACATCCACAGCTGTTTTTCTTTGATGCACTACAACCGCTTCCCAACAAAGTAATCATAACTAATAACAAAAGAAAACCAAACTTAGTTGAACGCTGCATCTGCAAACTCACAAAATTTTTTCGGAACATTGGATATTTGTTTAAATCGTGATTTCTAAAATAACTACTTTCCCCCACAATTATTGTCATTTCTGCGATGAACGGCGAAAAAAACAAACGGATACTGCTGGCACCTCTCGATTGGGGTCTGGGTCATGCTACCCGCTGTATTCCTGTTGTCCGTTCCTTACAGGAAAACGGGCACGAAGTTGTACTTGCTGCCGACGGGGCAGCCGCCGCTTTACTCAGTAGTGAATTTCCCGGCATCGAGATCAAAGCGCTGAAAGGTTACGGTATCAGGTATAGTAAAAATGCATCGCTGTTTGGCAGTATGCTGCAACAATTGCCGGGAATTTTGAAAAGCATCCGTTACGAACAACAATGGCTGAGTGAATTGTTGCAGAAAGAACAGTTTCATCTCATCATCAGCGATAACCGGCCGGGGTTTTACAGTAAACATGTTCCTTCTGTTTACATCACACACCAACTTTTGATCAATTCGGGAAAAGGGAAATGGCTGAACCGTTTGCTGCAAAAATTGCACAGCCGTTACATGAAAAACTTCCATGAAGTATGGGTGCCCGACCTTGAAGGCAGCCAGAATCTTGCAGGTGAATTAGCACATCCGGCAAAACCTCTTCTTCATCCTGTTTATCTTGGTTTGTTGTCACGTATGCAACCAACTGTCAGTGAAATAAAATACAGCCAGATGATTTTATTGTCAGGCCCCGAACCACAACGGACCATACTTGAAGAGAAATTAATTGAACAACTTTCATCACTTACTAAACCGGTTATACTTGTGCGGGGATTACCACAAAAAGAAAACAGCACCTTGCAATTACCGGCACACATCACAGTACACAATCATTTACCAGCCGCTGCTTTGCAGGAAGCGATGTGTTCATCACAACTCATCATTTGCAGAAGTGGTTATACAACTTTGATGGATCTGATCCGGTTGAAAAAAAAAGCAGTGCTCATTCCAACACCCGGTCAGCCGGAGCAGGAATATCTTGCAACGTATATGCAGCAGCAGCAATTGTTCCCTTTTATTTCACAAGCTGATGTAAGTATGCAAAAAGCAATTACCGCTGCTGAAGATTTTTCTTATCGAAATCCTTTTACCGATGTTGATTTTGAACTGTACAAAGAAGTAATAAACAAACAGGTTGAACTACTAACCGAAGTGTAACGGAGTTATGGCAAACTTATGGAGTTTGCTTCCATTAATCAACCTGCCTGATAAGTATGCCATAACTAACCCATGAGCATTATTTTCCAATCCAGTTCTTTCGTTCAAACAACCATGAAAATGGTTTTTGTGTTTCATGCTTCAGTTCAAAACGTTTAATACTCTTCTCCCTTAATACTTCCATTGCTTCTTCAACCGAATCAGTTAAAATAAACAATTGATCATCGTTTGGTGAAATGGTACCACGCTCTTTCATGTGCTGCACATGTTCCATCATTTCTTTATGAAATGCTTTGCCCATTACAATCACCGGGAAGTCTTTGATCTTTTTTGTTTGGATCAATGTAATTGATTCAAACAACTCATCCAATGTGCCGAAACCACCGGGCATGCAAATGAAGGCGTAAGAATATTTAATGAGCAATGTTTTGCGTACAAAGAAGTAGCGGATGTTTACCCATGTATCCAGGTAAGGATTTGGATCCTGTTCATGCGGCAACACGATATTGCAACCAACACTTCGCCCACCTACTTGTTTTGCTCCACGGTTAGCAGCTTCCATTAAGCCCGGACCACCACCCGTCATTACTGTAAAGCCCATTTTTGCAACTTCAGCTCCAACTTTCTGTGTGAGTTCATAGTATTCATGCCCTTCGTTATAACGTGCCGATCCGAATATGGTAACACAGGGACCAACAAAGGCCAGGCTTCTGTAACCTCTGATAAATTCAAGTAGTACTTTCCATGCAAACTTAAATTCACGCCAGCGACTCTGCGGACCTTCTAAAAATTTTATTTCACTGGGACTATTCATAACGGTCATTTATAACTGAAAGTTAAGGTAACAACAGATCATATTCTGCTCATCTATAACAGATGAAAAAAAATAACATTTGTATGTACCTGTGGTGAGCCGTATTTTTACTGTCTCTCCGTATATCCTGCTGAACGTACCCCCTCTTCCTATCGGGACCAATCATTTTAAATCACAAAAAAGTCAGTAATGAAAAAAATCCTGTTTTTTTCGGCTGTTGCCGTATCCCTGTTTATTGGTTGCGAAAAGAATGCAGACCTCAGCATTGAACAAAAAGAAAACGAAGCCGCACGTGTTTCTGCTCCTTCGGCCACACTTAACACTACGCTTCCTGCAACTGGTGAATCAACCTGTGCGGGTCCTTACAATGTAGTATTGGAAAGTGTTACCGGTAATGGTGATGGTACCTACACCTGGACATGGAGTGTACAAAACCCAAAACCGGGTAATGGCACAAATGGAACTATTCAAAATCTCAGTCATTGGGATATTACCTTAGGGTCTTGCGTTACGTTTGAAGATGTGGTGAGTGGAGCAACCAGCACAAACGGAACCGATTGGACAACGTTTACTCCATCTTTTGAAGTAGATAATTCGTTCAACACGCCTAATTGTAACATAACAACGGTAAACGTTTTAAAATTTAACTTAGGAACTACAGATGCTGCAAAAAGTTATTATCGTTTAACAATCGATAAAAATGTAGATGTTGATCCTGCAGTTACCG is part of the Lacibacter sediminis genome and harbors:
- a CDS encoding KpsF/GutQ family sugar-phosphate isomerase, which codes for MEQLQHTNPLEVARRTIALEAGAIEGLASQLTDDFSKICQTILDAKGRLIVSGIGKSAVIAQKIVATFNSTGTPAVYLHAAEAIHGDLGMILSYDVVMIISKSGESPEIKVLAQLVKNFGNPVIGMVGNLDSYLAKQSDLLLDTTVSQEACPNNLAPTSSTTAQMVMGDALAVALMELRGFKSEDFAKFHPGGALGKKLYLRVADLYIHNEQPKVMADALLKEVIVEISKKRLGATAVVNAADELLGVITDGDLRRMLEKNNRLDEVSAVQIMTVNPKSIEAEALAIDAMELMRKNNISQLLVVNNKQYLGIIHLHDLIKEGLI
- a CDS encoding mannose-1-phosphate guanylyltransferase, with the protein product MAGGIGSRFWPMSRTAFPKQFLDILHTGRTLIQSTYDRYLQFIPNENIYVVTSTEYADIVKKQLPDLPAENILCEPSRKNTAPCVAYIAHKLQLINKEGLLICAPADHLILDAPAFTKVCTDAFDFVDSINALVTLGIKPTYANTGYGYIQHEAMPVADHVYKVKTFTEKPNLELAKTFLASGDFLWNAGIFVWKVKNIIKAFEKFLPEMNEVFVAEKEHFNTTTEQEAIERIYPQCTNISIDYGIMEKADNVYVVPSSFGWSDLGTWNSAYENMEKDYFGNAVAGKHVMIIDATKNVVHAPDKKLILLQGLDDFIVVDTHDVLLICKKEKEQEIKEYVAEVKRNKGDKFL
- a CDS encoding glycosyltransferase encodes the protein MNGEKNKRILLAPLDWGLGHATRCIPVVRSLQENGHEVVLAADGAAAALLSSEFPGIEIKALKGYGIRYSKNASLFGSMLQQLPGILKSIRYEQQWLSELLQKEQFHLIISDNRPGFYSKHVPSVYITHQLLINSGKGKWLNRLLQKLHSRYMKNFHEVWVPDLEGSQNLAGELAHPAKPLLHPVYLGLLSRMQPTVSEIKYSQMILLSGPEPQRTILEEKLIEQLSSLTKPVILVRGLPQKENSTLQLPAHITVHNHLPAAALQEAMCSSQLIICRSGYTTLMDLIRLKKKAVLIPTPGQPEQEYLATYMQQQQLFPFISQADVSMQKAITAAEDFSYRNPFTDVDFELYKEVINKQVELLTEV
- a CDS encoding LOG family protein — protein: MNSPSEIKFLEGPQSRWREFKFAWKVLLEFIRGYRSLAFVGPCVTIFGSARYNEGHEYYELTQKVGAEVAKMGFTVMTGGGPGLMEAANRGAKQVGGRSVGCNIVLPHEQDPNPYLDTWVNIRYFFVRKTLLIKYSYAFICMPGGFGTLDELFESITLIQTKKIKDFPVIVMGKAFHKEMMEHVQHMKERGTISPNDDQLFILTDSVEEAMEVLREKSIKRFELKHETQKPFSWLFERKNWIGK